From Hyla sarda isolate aHylSar1 chromosome 5, aHylSar1.hap1, whole genome shotgun sequence, a single genomic window includes:
- the LOC130273361 gene encoding uncharacterized protein LOC130273361, whose protein sequence is MARSGTTITGVLPPITPSDQYWSPAESVSRLAKGLRGPGKAKSKKRHILGKVPYTSKSVKDTSETYHETDITQHMGSKPDLPSSGSKKPISSPSAQEEVQPIRATTSTFRAKPDSYRVVSSEESEDSDIHEVDEILYVSAESESDHDDPAMQEDTTVNLPGDAYFDPTLICHPRSGEWLPNQRIAEFLALRANKSLDRPSRSKLKAECPRPSLPNNASATPELDPLLAKFLFKTGKNPKKGVDRSFKSCQDKLMDLLGPLSKILDMADEASNSNTTVDTETLKGWIQRAICIFGNANSALSTERKRSILMKIDPQLTNLATAEPVNPTNGMLFGDDFIRELNKYVGLFSSLNKAQVSMKKVFSSRIFGRAGKGRGRFSGRSSHYRTYRGPYSQPPTQFTAPPTTPSPFFPYRSRPWRSRGQRGYPRSRPPTVQQ, encoded by the exons ATGGCTCGCTCTGGCACTACTATTACAGGGGTGTTACCTCCTATAACCCCATCGGATCAATATTGGTCCCCTGCCGAATCTGTGTCTCGTTTGGCAAAAGGTCTTAGAGGTCCTGGTAAAGCAAAATCAAAAAAGCGCCATATCCTAGGCAAGGTGCCATACACCTCCAAAAGTGTGAAAGACACATCAGAAACTTACCATGAGACCGATATCACCCAACATATGGGTTCTAAACCAGACCTACCTTCTAGTGGTTCTAAGAAACCTATTTCCTCACCCTCTGCCCAAGAGGAAGTCCAACCTATCAGGGCCACGACTTCCACTTTTAGAGCGAAGCCAGACTCCTACCGAGTTGTCTCATCCGAAGAATCTGAGGATTCTGACATACATGAAGTGGATGAAATTTTATATGTCTCGGCGGAAAGTGAGTCAGATCATGATGACCCTGCTATGCAGGAAGACACTACAGTGAACCTACCTGGGGATGCATATTTTGACCCCACTCTGATATGCCATCCACGGTCTGGTGAGTGGCTTCCCAATCAAAGGATTGCGGAATTTTTAGCTCTTCGAGCTAATAAATCTTTGGACCGTCCATCCCGTAGCAAGCTAAAGGCGGAATGCCCTCGTCCCTCTCTGCCTAATAACGCTTCTGCTACTCCGGAATTGGACCCTCTTCTAGCCAAATTCCTGTTTAAAACGGGTAAAAATCCGAAGAAAGGAGTGGACCGTAGTTTTAAGTCCTGTCAGGACAAATTGATGGACCTTCTTGGCCCACTCTCAAAAATTTTGGATATGGCTGATGAAGCGTCCAATTCTAATACTACTGTTGATACTGAGACCCTTAAAGGTTGGATTCAACGTGCCATTTGTATATTCGGCAACGCTAACTCTGCGCTCTCCACTGAGAGAAAGAGATCGATACTCATGAAAATTGACCCACAACTTACCAACCTAGCCACTGCCGAACCGGTCAACCCCACAAACGGCATGCTTTTTGGAGATGATTTCATAAGAGAGCTTAACAAATATGTTGGGCTTTTTTCGTCTCTTAATAAAGCTCAAGTATCAATGAAAAAAGTATTCTCTAGTAGAATTTTTGGGAGGGCCGGAAAAGGCCGGGGCCGATTTTCCGGCCGGTCATCCCACTATAGAACTTATAGAGGCCCCTACTCTCAACCACCCACACAATTCACTGCCCCACCTACCACTCCCTCCCCATTTTTCCCTTACAGGTCCAGACCTTGGCGTTCCAGAGGCCAAAGAGGTTATCCCCGCTCAAGACCTCCCACAG ttCAACAATGA